Proteins found in one Vagococcus carniphilus genomic segment:
- a CDS encoding response regulator transcription factor, producing the protein MNGMKIKGQLLVVNQEGLDDNSEKFVKTFDSSLLDVKFVNNRFFSETKISEKLKAVKGIILVVDVEKETTIETCATILNIRMLTNAPIWLKTSVAYTSIEREVFLNIGIDGFFYEGHSMKEIELTVLNLLKRMDSLKGTEDISSNKTASFSPMSAKSNIKKDRYNRNVHHYSNEKEVKEKVISISLDGETQTMIFDKTNVPLSNKQYQLAELFLENKNEIVGYETIYTTIWSGDYDIDKKNMVGSIVAQLRNKLERYQVQTKFIYNVPNKGYRFVVHEA; encoded by the coding sequence ATGAACGGGATGAAGATAAAGGGTCAATTATTAGTTGTAAATCAGGAGGGACTAGATGATAATTCAGAAAAGTTTGTAAAAACATTTGATTCTAGTTTATTGGATGTAAAATTTGTTAATAATCGTTTTTTTAGTGAGACAAAGATATCAGAAAAATTGAAAGCAGTGAAGGGTATCATTTTGGTTGTTGATGTTGAAAAAGAGACGACGATTGAAACATGCGCAACTATCTTAAATATCAGAATGTTAACTAATGCGCCTATATGGTTGAAAACAAGTGTTGCATATACATCCATTGAAAGAGAAGTATTTTTAAATATCGGAATAGATGGCTTTTTCTATGAAGGTCATAGTATGAAAGAAATTGAATTGACTGTGTTGAATCTTTTAAAAAGAATGGATAGTTTAAAAGGAACAGAGGATATATCTTCAAATAAAACAGCTTCTTTTTCACCAATGTCAGCCAAGAGTAACATAAAAAAAGATCGTTATAATAGAAATGTTCATCATTATTCAAATGAAAAAGAAGTAAAAGAAAAAGTTATATCAATTAGCCTTGATGGTGAAACCCAAACGATGATTTTTGATAAAACGAATGTACCACTTTCTAATAAACAGTATCAATTGGCAGAGTTGTTTCTAGAAAATAAAAATGAAATAGTTGGCTACGAAACGATTTATACGACTATTTGGAGTGGTGATTATGACATTGATAAAAAGAATATGGTAGGTTCAATTGTGGCTCAACTTAGGAATAAACTTGAAAGATATCAGGTTCAGACAAAATTCATCTATAACGTCCCTAATAAAGGGTATCGTTTTGTTGTTCATGAGGCTTAA
- a CDS encoding (deoxy)nucleoside triphosphate pyrophosphohydrolase, protein MKKEIDVVGAIIIKDKKILCCQRGPGRALANLWEFPGGKIEENETKVQALKRELREELKITVSMVEETFDFTRYEYDFGFVNLTTFICYLESGEPQLTEHLQVKWLSPQELDSLEWAPADIPTVEKLKVTEIGEE, encoded by the coding sequence ATGAAAAAAGAAATAGATGTTGTGGGAGCTATCATCATTAAAGATAAAAAAATCCTTTGCTGTCAAAGAGGTCCAGGGAGAGCTTTAGCTAATCTGTGGGAATTTCCAGGTGGGAAAATTGAAGAAAATGAAACTAAAGTTCAAGCGCTTAAAAGAGAGCTAAGAGAAGAATTAAAAATTACTGTTTCAATGGTGGAGGAAACATTTGATTTTACGCGTTATGAATATGATTTTGGTTTTGTTAATTTAACTACTTTTATTTGTTATTTGGAATCAGGAGAGCCACAATTAACAGAGCATTTGCAAGTTAAGTGGTTATCACCACAAGAATTAGATTCATTAGAGTGGGCTCCAGCAGATATTCCAACAGTTGAGAAATTAAAGGTAACGGAAATAGGAGAAGAGTAA
- a CDS encoding DUF3427 domain-containing protein, translating to MDVLEKALKRAFINKDESSETLNPKFIVNNPEKNDYLLTTLQNDFRQCRTFFISVAFITQSGLNAIKAQLADLDKAGISGKILTSTYLGFNNPDVFNSLLQIPNVEVRISEKLGFHSKGYLFDMGEYQSFIIGSSNLTMAALKQNYEWNVKLTSYDNGEMISTIQEHLLSEWQEAKPLTIEWIDTFKKSYQPIVTSRMLKETPEMIVESDALYITPNKMQRLALDSLVALRETKAKKGLVVSATGTGKTYLAALDVLAFKPKRMLFIVHREQILTKAMESFKKIIGGPENDYGILSGSTKNLEAKYLFATNIMVAKDDYQELLGKEAFDYILIDEVHKAGSETYRKIIDFFEPEFLLGMTATPERTDGFNIFELFDYNVAYEIRLQEALEEDLLCPFHYFGVTDYEKEGLLINETTDLKYLATQERVNFLINKIKYYGCSGNDAKGLVFCSRKEEAKELSRLFNERGIPSSYLSGDHSSDFRESEVERLENGDIHYIFTIDIFNEGIDIPKVNQIIMLRNTESSIIFIQQLGRGLRKDESKEFVTVIDFIGNYKNNYMIPMALSGDHSRNKNNLRRDTIDATYISGLSAINFEEIAKDRIFTSIDQVKMDSMAELKKSFITLKNRLNRIPYLLDFEKFGSVDPLVIIGKEKIYYQFLAKLGETEGTISEAEMLALKFVSIEFLSGLRPHELLVLNFFFETKEVSITLEEVKQLFLNLDVPYTEDIFESMLKVLDLSFYETVTRRGYQASQLFEVTDTKIEATEQLQQFWQNPYFNKLMIDVIQTGLEKTKQYEVTEPLGLYKKYRRKDVLRLLNMDFKQNEQGIGGYTFSNNHFAIFVTLDKGKDFNASLIAYEDEFLNESTFRWFTKSPRTIDSPEVQVLKNPENWKIHLFIKRKYNKKDNETDFYYMGEMSPIQKTIEQKQKPTNDGKYKNIVEMDFSLVTPVESNMYEFLTKVIEE from the coding sequence ATGGATGTATTAGAAAAGGCATTGAAACGTGCTTTTATTAATAAAGATGAATCAAGCGAAACATTGAATCCAAAATTTATTGTAAATAATCCTGAGAAAAACGATTATTTACTAACGACTTTACAAAATGATTTTAGGCAATGTCGTACTTTTTTTATTTCAGTTGCCTTTATTACTCAAAGTGGGTTGAATGCTATTAAGGCTCAACTTGCTGATTTAGATAAGGCCGGAATTTCTGGTAAAATTCTAACGTCAACTTATCTTGGGTTTAATAATCCAGATGTCTTTAATTCTTTGTTACAAATTCCAAATGTGGAAGTCAGAATCTCTGAGAAACTAGGGTTTCATTCAAAAGGCTATTTATTTGATATGGGTGAATATCAGAGTTTTATTATTGGTAGTTCTAATTTAACGATGGCTGCTTTGAAGCAAAACTACGAATGGAATGTGAAGTTGACGTCATATGATAATGGTGAAATGATTTCGACTATTCAAGAGCATCTACTAAGTGAATGGCAAGAAGCAAAGCCTTTAACGATTGAATGGATTGATACATTTAAGAAATCTTATCAACCAATTGTAACAAGTCGAATGCTAAAAGAAACGCCTGAGATGATTGTGGAGAGTGACGCTCTTTATATTACGCCTAACAAAATGCAACGATTGGCGTTAGATAGCCTGGTTGCATTAAGGGAAACAAAGGCTAAAAAAGGCTTAGTTGTTTCAGCTACAGGAACAGGGAAAACCTATCTAGCTGCGTTAGATGTCTTAGCTTTTAAACCGAAGCGAATGTTGTTTATCGTCCATAGAGAGCAGATTCTAACTAAAGCTATGGAGTCGTTTAAAAAAATAATTGGTGGTCCAGAGAATGATTATGGCATTTTATCAGGAAGCACTAAAAATTTAGAAGCCAAGTATTTATTTGCTACGAATATAATGGTAGCAAAAGACGACTATCAGGAATTACTTGGAAAAGAAGCCTTTGATTATATCTTAATTGATGAAGTTCATAAAGCTGGTTCTGAGACTTATCGAAAGATTATTGATTTCTTTGAACCGGAATTTTTACTTGGAATGACTGCAACACCAGAAAGAACAGACGGTTTTAATATTTTTGAATTATTTGATTATAATGTTGCTTATGAAATTAGATTACAAGAAGCTTTAGAGGAAGATTTACTCTGTCCGTTTCATTATTTCGGTGTGACCGATTATGAAAAAGAAGGTCTATTGATAAATGAAACGACAGATTTAAAATACTTGGCGACGCAAGAAAGAGTCAACTTTTTGATTAATAAAATTAAGTATTATGGTTGCTCTGGAAATGACGCGAAGGGATTAGTTTTTTGTAGTCGTAAAGAAGAGGCTAAAGAATTGTCTAGACTCTTTAATGAACGAGGGATACCTAGTAGTTATTTATCAGGTGATCATTCATCCGATTTTAGAGAATCAGAAGTTGAGCGGTTAGAAAATGGCGATATTCATTATATTTTTACGATTGATATCTTTAACGAAGGAATTGATATTCCAAAAGTAAATCAGATTATTATGCTGCGAAATACTGAATCAAGTATTATCTTTATCCAACAATTAGGTCGTGGATTGAGAAAAGATGAATCAAAAGAATTTGTGACAGTTATTGATTTTATTGGTAATTATAAAAATAATTATATGATACCAATGGCTTTATCAGGAGATCATTCAAGAAATAAAAACAATCTACGAAGAGATACCATTGATGCAACCTATATTTCAGGTCTATCAGCAATTAATTTTGAGGAAATTGCTAAAGATCGTATTTTTACGTCTATTGATCAAGTAAAAATGGATTCGATGGCAGAACTCAAGAAAAGTTTTATAACATTAAAAAATCGATTGAACCGTATTCCTTATCTATTAGATTTTGAAAAATTTGGTAGTGTAGATCCTTTGGTTATTATTGGTAAAGAGAAAATTTACTATCAATTTTTAGCTAAATTAGGGGAGACAGAAGGAACTATTAGTGAAGCTGAGATGTTAGCATTAAAATTTGTCTCAATTGAATTTTTATCAGGTTTACGTCCTCACGAATTGTTGGTATTAAACTTCTTTTTTGAAACAAAGGAAGTTTCAATTACTTTAGAAGAAGTAAAACAATTATTTTTAAATTTAGATGTGCCATATACAGAAGATATCTTTGAATCTATGCTAAAAGTACTAGACTTATCTTTTTATGAAACTGTAACAAGAAGAGGATATCAAGCATCTCAATTATTTGAAGTGACTGATACAAAGATTGAAGCGACAGAACAATTACAACAATTTTGGCAAAATCCTTATTTTAATAAATTGATGATTGATGTCATTCAAACGGGTCTAGAGAAAACCAAACAGTATGAGGTAACTGAACCTTTAGGCTTATATAAAAAGTATCGTCGTAAAGATGTGTTACGTCTATTGAATATGGATTTCAAACAAAACGAGCAAGGTATTGGTGGCTATACATTTAGTAACAATCATTTTGCTATTTTTGTTACCTTAGACAAAGGAAAAGATTTCAATGCTTCTTTAATTGCTTATGAAGATGAATTCTTGAATGAAAGCACCTTTAGATGGTTTACTAAATCACCTAGAACGATTGATTCGCCTGAAGTCCAGGTGTTAAAAAATCCAGAAAACTGGAAAATTCATCTATTTATCAAGCGAAAATATAATAAAAAAGATAATGAAACAGATTTTTATTATATGGGGGAAATGTCGCCTATTCAGAAAACCATTGAGCAAAAACAGAAACCCACAAATGATGGGAAATATAAGAATATTGTTGAAATGGATTTTTCTTTAGTTACACCAGTTGAATCTAATATGTATGAGTTTTTAACAAAAGTTATTGAAGAATAA
- a CDS encoding DUF523 domain-containing protein, which produces MIGISACLGGIACRYDGKSQSRDELVELVENKKAEMICPEVLGGLPIPRKPAEIIGGDGYNVLEGKARVLDIDGEDVTSIYLAGAEKAYDNLKSKGINVLIVKENSPSCGSQFIYDGTFTGCKISGIGVATAFFKSKGLKVYSDTELEEVKMDYPNFFN; this is translated from the coding sequence ATGATTGGAATAAGTGCTTGTCTAGGAGGTATTGCTTGTCGATATGATGGCAAAAGTCAAAGTAGAGATGAATTGGTTGAACTTGTCGAAAATAAAAAAGCTGAAATGATTTGTCCTGAGGTACTTGGCGGATTACCTATTCCAAGAAAACCAGCTGAAATAATTGGTGGAGATGGTTACAATGTTTTAGAGGGAAAAGCTCGTGTGCTTGATATTGATGGTGAAGATGTAACGTCGATCTACTTAGCAGGCGCAGAGAAAGCCTATGATAACTTAAAAAGTAAAGGAATCAATGTGTTAATTGTAAAAGAGAATAGCCCATCATGTGGCAGTCAGTTTATTTATGATGGGACATTCACAGGATGTAAAATCAGTGGAATAGGTGTGGCAACTGCCTTTTTTAAGAGCAAGGGATTAAAAGTTTACTCTGATACAGAGCTAGAGGAAGTAAAAATGGACTATCCTAATTTTTTTAATTAA
- a CDS encoding cyclic nucleotide-binding domain-containing protein — protein MLDEQKLLNQYHLDINQLKHYKYVHFNPRETIILEGMENFNLLIVSSGKAKVCSTAKNGKNLILSYYLSSGIIGDIEFLTDEPKATTTIIALSPFSCLLVPLKENASYLKENTPFIKALGKGLTEKLQRSAENFLSTSLYTGEERLCSYLLNCSYKNYFQDNLKEVADTLGLSYRHLLRLLKQLVEDGLIEKTEDGYFIKEEQALKKRSIDSF, from the coding sequence ATGTTGGATGAACAAAAATTACTGAACCAATACCATCTTGATATTAATCAGTTAAAGCACTATAAATACGTCCATTTTAATCCTCGAGAAACAATTATTCTTGAAGGAATGGAAAATTTTAACCTTCTAATTGTCTCTTCTGGAAAAGCCAAAGTCTGTTCCACTGCTAAAAATGGAAAAAATTTAATTCTTAGTTATTATTTATCCAGCGGTATTATTGGCGATATCGAATTTCTAACAGATGAACCAAAAGCTACCACAACGATTATTGCACTCTCGCCTTTTTCTTGCCTTTTAGTTCCTTTAAAAGAAAATGCGTCCTATTTAAAAGAGAATACACCTTTCATTAAAGCCTTAGGTAAAGGATTAACAGAAAAGTTACAACGAAGTGCCGAAAATTTTTTATCTACTAGTCTATATACTGGTGAGGAGCGATTATGTTCTTACCTACTCAACTGTTCCTATAAAAATTATTTCCAAGATAATTTAAAAGAAGTAGCTGATACATTAGGACTTAGTTATCGTCACTTACTAAGACTGCTTAAACAATTAGTAGAAGATGGATTAATTGAAAAAACAGAGGACGGTTATTTTATTAAAGAAGAACAAGCCTTAAAAAAACGTTCCATCGATTCTTTTTAA
- a CDS encoding MarR family winged helix-turn-helix transcriptional regulator has protein sequence MNRREMALGSFISLMRGSNKFERIVKEDVSSYNLNITEFSVLELLFHKGQQTTQGIKEKILIASSSTTYVIDQLEKKNYVTRHVSEKDKRVTFVQISEKGKILMEDIFPQHAETIENCFSNLEKEELEQLLKLLAKVNRQLDKQ, from the coding sequence ATGAATCGTAGAGAGATGGCTTTAGGCTCGTTTATTAGCTTAATGCGTGGAAGCAATAAATTTGAAAGAATTGTTAAAGAAGATGTATCTAGTTATAACCTTAATATCACTGAATTTTCAGTACTTGAGCTACTTTTTCATAAGGGACAGCAAACGACACAGGGAATTAAAGAAAAAATATTAATAGCTAGTAGTAGCACCACTTATGTGATTGATCAGTTAGAAAAGAAAAATTATGTGACAAGACACGTATCTGAAAAAGATAAGCGAGTAACCTTTGTTCAAATTTCAGAAAAAGGCAAAATCCTTATGGAAGATATTTTCCCACAGCATGCTGAGACAATCGAAAATTGTTTTAGTAATTTGGAAAAAGAAGAGCTAGAACAGTTATTAAAATTATTAGCAAAAGTAAATCGTCAGTTAGATAAACAATAA
- a CDS encoding ring-cleaving dioxygenase — translation MREQDKPLGIHHVTAMTSDVKKNYDFFTKILGMRLVKKTVNQDDIYTYHTYYADDTGSPGTTMTFFDFPNNPKGVKGTNSISRTGFRVPSDAAIQYYKKRFEEFGVTHEEIKEEFGRNVLSFWDEDEQAYQLISDETNKGVAAGTPWKKGPVPEEFAIYGLGTVEISVSYLDQLKTLMETIFSFKEIKHEGNRYLMEVGEGGNGAQIILVDNEEDRDAAQGYGEVHHLAFRLKSSDSLKVWQELFEELGLPNSGYVDRYYFESLYVRLGHILVELATDEPGFMQDEPYETLGESLSLAPFLENKRDYIESVIKPFDTKIKE, via the coding sequence ATGAGAGAACAAGATAAACCATTAGGAATTCACCATGTAACAGCTATGACCAGCGATGTTAAAAAGAATTATGATTTTTTTACTAAGATATTAGGGATGAGATTAGTTAAAAAAACAGTTAATCAGGATGATATTTATACGTATCATACTTACTACGCAGATGATACAGGCTCTCCTGGAACAACGATGACCTTTTTTGATTTTCCAAATAATCCAAAAGGGGTAAAAGGAACTAACTCGATTAGTCGAACAGGTTTCAGAGTACCAAGTGATGCTGCTATTCAGTATTATAAAAAACGTTTTGAAGAGTTTGGGGTTACTCATGAGGAAATTAAAGAAGAGTTTGGCCGAAACGTATTATCTTTTTGGGATGAGGACGAACAAGCTTATCAATTAATTTCAGATGAAACGAATAAGGGCGTAGCGGCAGGAACACCTTGGAAAAAGGGGCCTGTACCAGAAGAGTTTGCTATTTACGGATTAGGAACTGTTGAAATTAGTGTGAGTTACTTGGATCAGTTGAAAACTTTAATGGAGACGATTTTTTCATTTAAAGAAATTAAGCATGAAGGAAATCGTTACCTGATGGAGGTTGGAGAAGGCGGAAACGGAGCTCAAATTATTTTAGTCGATAATGAAGAAGACAGAGATGCTGCTCAAGGTTACGGCGAAGTACATCATTTAGCTTTTAGATTGAAGAGTAGTGATTCACTGAAAGTTTGGCAAGAATTATTTGAAGAGTTAGGCTTACCGAATTCAGGTTATGTTGATCGTTATTATTTTGAATCGCTTTATGTGAGACTCGGTCACATTTTAGTGGAGTTAGCAACTGATGAGCCTGGTTTTATGCAAGATGAACCTTATGAAACTTTAGGAGAAAGTTTATCGTTAGCACCATTTCTAGAAAATAAACGTGACTATATTGAAAGTGTTATTAAACCATTTGATACAAAAATAAAGGAGTAA
- a CDS encoding VOC family protein, translating into MEAIKKIHHISAIVGDPRENISFYEGVLKLRLVKQTVNFDDPETYHLYFGNDLAEPGTLITFFPWTTASRGRVGSGQVGRIAFRVPKGSLGYWNERLTSFNIEFQVTQLFLKPTIEFFDPHGLSLALVEGDDVGKDEKILGFHGATLLSSSPKQTVKTLMDDLGLIQLSETEETYHLETVGEEKHHLIVPKERLARGRFGVGTVHHIAWSVPDDTSHRQWQDYLYEEKYNVTEIKDRQYFNAIYFIEKGNIVFEMATDGPGFTINESLEHLGETLMLPPQFESLRPQLESHLPSLSERGKTNGID; encoded by the coding sequence ATGGAAGCAATTAAAAAAATTCATCATATCTCAGCTATTGTAGGAGATCCTAGAGAAAATATTTCGTTTTACGAAGGCGTATTAAAGTTACGTTTAGTGAAGCAAACCGTTAATTTTGATGACCCAGAAACGTATCATCTTTATTTTGGCAATGATTTAGCAGAGCCAGGAACTTTGATTACCTTTTTCCCGTGGACAACAGCAAGTCGTGGTCGAGTAGGTAGTGGGCAAGTTGGCCGTATCGCTTTTCGAGTTCCTAAGGGAAGTTTAGGGTATTGGAATGAACGACTAACTTCTTTTAATATCGAGTTTCAAGTGACACAATTATTCTTGAAACCAACGATTGAATTTTTTGATCCTCATGGTTTATCTCTTGCCTTAGTTGAAGGGGATGACGTTGGAAAAGATGAGAAAATTCTTGGATTTCATGGCGCCACTTTATTATCCAGCTCACCTAAACAAACCGTTAAAACCTTGATGGATGACTTAGGTTTAATTCAATTAAGTGAGACGGAAGAAACCTATCATTTAGAAACAGTAGGTGAAGAAAAGCACCACTTAATTGTCCCTAAAGAACGTTTAGCTAGAGGGCGTTTCGGTGTTGGAACGGTTCATCACATTGCTTGGTCTGTTCCAGATGATACGAGCCATCGTCAATGGCAAGATTATTTGTATGAAGAAAAGTACAACGTAACAGAAATTAAAGATAGGCAATATTTTAACGCTATCTATTTTATTGAAAAAGGCAATATTGTTTTTGAAATGGCTACAGATGGCCCGGGTTTTACGATTAATGAATCCTTAGAGCATTTAGGAGAAACCTTAATGCTACCACCTCAATTTGAATCATTGCGTCCACAGTTGGAAAGTCATTTACCATCTCTTAGTGAAAGAGGGAAGACAAATGGTATCGATTAG
- a CDS encoding flavin reductase family protein: MVSIRPEELSERDNYKFLIGSIIPRPVAVVTSISEETIVNIAPFSYFNIVTSNPPIVSLAIQRKSGEMKDTARNIVTKKEAVIHIADETSLEDINQTAANLKATESELSLTNFTLGNSEEVSVPLIEELKIKMEVELYQHVPIKSDQEVNADLLLLKIKKYHIVDELYHEGRIDPDLLNPVSRLAGNDYATLGEKRTIKRPD; encoded by the coding sequence ATGGTATCGATTAGACCGGAAGAGTTAAGTGAGCGAGATAATTATAAGTTTTTAATTGGTTCCATTATTCCAAGACCTGTAGCTGTCGTAACAAGTATATCTGAAGAGACTATTGTTAATATTGCTCCTTTTAGCTATTTTAATATTGTGACATCAAATCCTCCGATTGTTTCACTGGCTATTCAGAGAAAATCAGGTGAGATGAAAGATACAGCTAGAAATATAGTAACTAAAAAAGAAGCAGTCATTCATATCGCAGATGAAACTTCTTTAGAAGATATTAATCAAACGGCTGCTAATTTGAAGGCAACTGAAAGTGAGCTTTCCTTAACTAATTTTACTTTAGGAAATTCAGAGGAAGTCAGTGTGCCATTGATTGAAGAATTAAAAATCAAAATGGAAGTCGAATTATATCAACATGTGCCAATTAAAAGTGACCAAGAAGTCAATGCGGATTTACTATTACTTAAAATAAAAAAATATCATATTGTTGATGAGTTGTATCATGAAGGACGGATAGATCCAGACTTGTTAAATCCTGTTAGTCGTTTGGCAGGAAATGACTATGCAACTTTAGGAGAAAAAAGAACAATAAAAAGACCAGATTAA
- a CDS encoding alpha/beta hydrolase — protein MKYTIQQGKKKHPVLILLHGTGGDETSLLEVGNLIDSDATKIGIRGNVLENGYPRYFKRLTEGVFDEVDLAEQSKQLHETINELIREHSLLDEEIVLVGYSNGANIAIRLLLDYPDSYQKGILFHPMYPVDIKETKSLEQTAIFASFGKADPIVSMSESYRVSDIFSSRKASMTEVWSVSHQLTYEEIESASQWLVKQK, from the coding sequence ATGAAATACACTATTCAACAGGGTAAAAAGAAACATCCCGTTTTAATTTTACTTCACGGAACGGGCGGGGATGAAACATCGTTATTAGAAGTGGGGAATTTAATAGATTCGGATGCAACCAAAATTGGCATTAGAGGAAATGTTTTAGAAAATGGCTACCCTCGTTATTTCAAACGATTAACTGAAGGTGTTTTTGATGAAGTCGATTTAGCTGAGCAGAGTAAACAACTACATGAAACAATCAATGAGTTAATCCGTGAACATTCTCTTTTAGATGAAGAAATTGTTTTGGTGGGCTATTCGAATGGGGCAAATATTGCTATTAGGTTATTACTAGATTATCCTGATAGCTATCAAAAGGGAATCTTGTTCCATCCAATGTATCCAGTTGACATAAAGGAAACGAAGTCGCTAGAACAAACAGCCATTTTCGCTAGTTTTGGTAAAGCAGATCCGATTGTTTCGATGAGTGAAAGTTACCGTGTATCAGATATATTTAGTTCAAGAAAAGCTTCAATGACTGAAGTTTGGTCTGTTTCTCATCAATTAACCTATGAAGAAATAGAATCTGCTAGTCAGTGGTTAGTTAAACAAAAGTAA
- a CDS encoding nucleoside hydrolase, producing the protein MRKMIIDTDTGSDDAVALALGLLASEVDILGITTVSGNCNVDQATLNALMTVEVCQKETPVFKGCRLPLLREVPVDAVDVHGKDGMGDLELIHPTRLPETTHGVDFIIETVKKYPGEVEIAIIGPATNIALAIMKEPVIMRQVKHYYIMGTGGFGLGNASTMAEFNVYADAESYVPLLRSSVPKTIIGFDICIENALLEKEIETLRSKNPLGKFLMDANETLRQYNIKRTGEAIIDLPDAVALAVALWPEEIVTNSKQVYATVTYKEEQTYGLVIMNDPNDALAVIQTYPATNAEVITQIDTALFKEKMLTLI; encoded by the coding sequence ATGAGAAAAATGATTATTGATACAGATACGGGCAGTGATGACGCAGTTGCTTTAGCTTTAGGATTATTAGCAAGCGAGGTTGATATTTTAGGCATTACAACTGTCTCTGGAAATTGTAACGTGGATCAAGCAACTTTAAATGCTTTAATGACCGTTGAAGTTTGCCAAAAAGAGACACCAGTTTTCAAAGGTTGTCGTCTACCTTTATTAAGAGAAGTACCTGTTGATGCAGTAGATGTTCACGGAAAAGACGGCATGGGAGATCTTGAATTAATTCATCCTACTCGCTTACCCGAAACGACTCATGGCGTTGATTTCATCATTGAGACAGTCAAAAAATATCCTGGTGAAGTAGAGATTGCAATCATTGGACCTGCCACCAATATTGCTTTGGCCATCATGAAAGAACCAGTTATCATGAGACAAGTGAAGCATTACTACATCATGGGAACAGGCGGATTTGGCTTAGGGAATGCCTCAACCATGGCAGAATTTAACGTATACGCTGATGCAGAAAGTTACGTTCCTTTATTAAGAAGTTCCGTTCCTAAAACAATTATTGGTTTTGATATTTGTATAGAAAATGCTCTCTTAGAAAAAGAAATTGAAACTTTAAGAAGTAAAAATCCACTAGGAAAATTCTTGATGGATGCTAATGAAACATTAAGACAATACAACATCAAACGAACAGGGGAAGCAATTATTGATTTACCAGATGCCGTTGCACTTGCAGTTGCCTTATGGCCTGAAGAAATTGTTACTAACTCAAAACAAGTTTACGCAACTGTTACTTACAAAGAAGAACAAACTTACGGCCTTGTTATTATGAATGACCCAAATGATGCCCTAGCTGTTATCCAAACGTATCCAGCTACTAATGCAGAAGTGATTACTCAAATTGACACAGCCTTATTTAAAGAAAAAATGCTTACTTTAATATAA
- a CDS encoding Crp/Fnr family transcriptional regulator, giving the protein MYQPLDHIPELLTKRTKKLTISKNQTILAAETFNEGVYFIVSGKVAVRTYLENGDHIFLKELNQGNCFGEMELFSERRGTYEITALSDVSLLTLPKESVKEWMQADFKLTEYLFEELNDKLIYSSNYIVQQNQGTTYEHLLHYLMRFPENQEIQLKKSELAVTLNTSLRNLNRAFLKGQEAGIFTWENKQLTIINKEKLLLHLEEVSR; this is encoded by the coding sequence ATGTATCAACCTTTAGACCACATTCCTGAGTTGTTAACTAAAAGAACTAAAAAATTAACGATCTCTAAAAATCAAACAATTCTTGCGGCAGAAACATTTAACGAAGGGGTGTATTTTATTGTGTCGGGTAAAGTCGCTGTGAGAACTTATTTAGAAAATGGCGATCATATTTTTTTAAAAGAATTAAATCAGGGGAATTGTTTTGGCGAGATGGAGTTATTCTCCGAGCGAAGGGGAACTTATGAAATTACAGCATTATCAGATGTTTCGCTATTAACCCTTCCTAAAGAGAGTGTCAAGGAGTGGATGCAAGCAGATTTTAAGTTGACGGAGTATTTATTTGAAGAATTGAATGATAAATTAATCTATAGTTCAAATTATATTGTTCAACAAAATCAGGGAACGACATACGAGCATTTGTTACATTATTTAATGAGATTTCCTGAAAATCAAGAGATTCAATTGAAAAAATCAGAACTTGCAGTCACGCTAAATACGAGCCTTAGAAATTTGAATCGAGCATTTCTGAAGGGGCAAGAAGCAGGGATTTTCACTTGGGAAAATAAACAGTTAACAATAATTAATAAAGAAAAGTTATTACTTCATTTAGAGGAGGTATCTAGGTAA